One Leishmania panamensis strain MHOM/PA/94/PSC-1 chromosome 24 sequence genomic region harbors:
- a CDS encoding ubiquitin-conjugating enzyme E2, putative (TriTrypDB/GeneDB-style sysID: LpmP.24.2100): MQGGGNNSGAAARLQKELVEVMMSDAEGISAYPEDDNLFRWIGSVKGVPNTPYEELEYNLLLVFPPNYPYEAPTVTFMTPCFHPNVDTRGAICLDILKEKWSAVYSVSSILLSIQNLLNNPNNESPLNNHAAQLWHDREQFTIAVRTTHGGAPGS, from the coding sequence ATgcaaggcggcggcaacaacagtggggcagcggcgcggctgcaAAAGGAGCTCGTTGAGGTGATGATGAGCGATGCCGAGGGCATCTCCGCCTACCCAGAGGACGACAACCTCTTTCGCTGGATCGGTAGCGTCAAAGGCGTGCCAAACACACCGTACGAGGAACTCGAGTACAACTTGCTGCTTGTTTTTCCGCCCAACTACCCGTACGAAGCGCCCACCGTGACGTTCATGACGCCATGTTTCCACCCGAACGTAGACACGCGTGGAGCCATCTGCCTCGACATCCTCAAGGAGAAGTGGTCCGCCGTCTACTCGGTGAGCTCCATCTTGCTTTCCATCCAGAACCTTCTCAACAACCCTAACAACGAGTCACCGCTGAACAAccatgcggcgcagctctggCACGACAGGGAGCAGTTTACCATCGCTGTGCGGACCACTCACGGTGGAGCGCCGGGATCTTAG